A section of the Methanoregula formicica SMSP genome encodes:
- a CDS encoding DUF128 domain-containing protein, producing the protein MNPPLKFVNNKIEDYALQTTYDPAKNEGSIVYNLSLVKTGDLEFAISVLKDANRSGISMSGLVKFLEPEKKISGLTIPPGCTGICTMCSISFDGILIRHGIPVRPIGGGIVEIENRTPVRFTHMILYEHTTIDPLQVLMSQKTTSVTDVMRKGSGNILANIREFHMEAEPLVGQVLDELSGSNFSGVLDVGMPNVPLLGVPVSPQFIGIAAIGGTNPLAAIREADRWIQVQAMKGLIDVSEMDEIRDY; encoded by the coding sequence ATGAACCCCCCTCTGAAATTTGTCAACAACAAAATCGAGGACTATGCCCTCCAGACAACCTACGATCCGGCAAAAAATGAGGGGAGCATTGTCTATAATCTGTCCCTGGTAAAAACCGGGGACTTGGAATTTGCCATCTCGGTATTGAAGGATGCTAACCGGTCCGGCATCAGCATGAGCGGGCTTGTTAAGTTCCTTGAACCGGAAAAGAAGATCTCAGGGCTTACGATCCCTCCCGGCTGCACGGGAATCTGCACCATGTGCAGCATCTCGTTTGACGGCATCCTGATCCGGCATGGCATCCCGGTGAGGCCCATCGGGGGCGGGATTGTGGAGATCGAGAACCGGACACCGGTGCGCTTCACCCATATGATCCTTTACGAACACACCACCATCGACCCGCTCCAGGTCCTGATGTCCCAGAAGACTACTTCTGTGACGGATGTGATGCGCAAGGGCAGCGGCAACATCCTTGCCAATATCCGCGAGTTCCATATGGAAGCCGAACCCCTTGTCGGGCAGGTGCTCGATGAACTGTCCGGTAGCAACTTCTCCGGGGTGCTCGACGTTGGTATGCCGAACGTCCCCCTTCTCGGTGTCCCGGTCAGCCCGCAGTTCATCGGTATTGCCGCCATCGGGGGGACAAACCCCCTCGCAGCCATCCGGGAAGCTGACCGGTGGATCCAGGTTCAGGCCATGAAAGGTCTCATCGACGTGTCGGAAATGGACGAAATCCGGGACTACTAA
- a CDS encoding glucose-6-phosphate isomerase family protein, translated as MFGWDGELPPPTVRTINEMQPVLADPNCAHEGPLYCMYRDLAQSDADWTWLHAHKLRYDLTVIPPNNLCGEWVKTKGHYHPRNPAGVGYPEIYEVLEGTARYLLQSLDLLDIVMIDARAGDLVVIPPGYGHVTINPTTDETLAMANIVSTEFESEYGEYISRRGAAYFALCNGEIRKNARYPRVPSVRSASPGSGHWGVPKGPLYSLIGDEKALSFLNYPERFSTLFENLLRG; from the coding sequence ATGTTTGGGTGGGACGGGGAGCTGCCTCCTCCAACGGTTCGGACAATTAATGAGATGCAACCAGTCCTTGCCGATCCGAACTGTGCACATGAGGGTCCGTTGTATTGCATGTACCGCGATCTTGCACAGTCCGATGCCGACTGGACGTGGTTGCATGCCCATAAATTGCGGTACGACCTGACGGTAATCCCCCCCAACAATCTCTGCGGGGAGTGGGTTAAGACCAAAGGTCATTACCACCCGAGGAACCCGGCCGGCGTGGGCTACCCTGAGATATATGAGGTCCTGGAAGGAACAGCCCGGTATCTCCTTCAGTCCCTGGACCTTCTCGATATTGTCATGATCGATGCACGTGCCGGAGATCTTGTCGTCATCCCGCCCGGGTACGGCCATGTCACCATCAACCCGACAACTGATGAGACGCTGGCTATGGCAAACATTGTGTCAACGGAATTCGAGAGCGAGTATGGGGAATATATCTCCCGCCGCGGGGCAGCGTATTTTGCGCTCTGTAACGGCGAGATCCGGAAGAACGCACGTTACCCCCGCGTTCCCTCGGTACGGTCGGCAAGTCCGGGATCCGGACATTGGGGCGTCCCCAAAGGCCCCCTGTACAGCCTGATCGGGGACGAGAAGGCCCTCTCGTTCCTTAACTATCCCGAACGGTTCAGCACTCTCTTTGAGAACCTGTTAAGAGGCTAG
- a CDS encoding NAD+ synthase, whose product METEDGLWCRLGRIEQMVRHAYWQTGCKGIVIGLSGGIDSAVAAVFCCRAVGPENVLGLLMPSSVSSPDDLRDAEDLCSRFKIPYEVISIDPMLEGFRTMPGFTETPYLLGNLMARIRMITLYYYANRDHRIVCGTSNRSEYMLGYSTKYGDSAADIQPLLHFYKTDIFVAARELNIPEPIIRKVPSAGLWAGQSDEKEIGLSYTEIDAALRALEENSWKAQNPSEEKVLALVKKSGHKRMPAPSLLTGSQREC is encoded by the coding sequence ATGGAGACAGAGGACGGGCTCTGGTGCCGTTTGGGCAGGATCGAACAGATGGTCCGGCATGCCTACTGGCAGACCGGGTGCAAAGGGATTGTCATAGGGTTGAGCGGGGGGATTGACTCGGCAGTAGCGGCGGTATTCTGCTGCCGGGCAGTGGGGCCGGAAAACGTACTAGGCCTCCTGATGCCTTCATCGGTAAGTAGCCCTGACGATCTCCGCGATGCTGAAGACCTGTGCAGCCGGTTTAAAATCCCCTATGAAGTTATCAGTATCGATCCGATGCTCGAAGGCTTTCGGACTATGCCTGGCTTTACAGAAACACCCTATCTCCTCGGAAACCTGATGGCCCGGATCCGGATGATTACTCTCTATTATTACGCCAACCGTGACCACCGGATTGTCTGTGGCACGTCCAACCGGAGCGAGTATATGCTGGGCTACAGCACAAAATACGGCGATAGTGCTGCTGATATCCAGCCTCTCCTCCATTTCTACAAGACCGACATCTTCGTAGCTGCACGAGAACTAAACATACCGGAACCCATCATCAGGAAGGTCCCTTCTGCCGGACTGTGGGCAGGGCAAAGCGACGAGAAGGAGATCGGGCTTTCCTACACCGAGATCGATGCAGCACTCAGGGCACTTGAAGAGAATTCATGGAAGGCACAAAATCCCTCGGAAGAGAAGGTGCTCGCACTGGTGAAAAAGAGCGGGCACAAGCGTATGCCTGCCCCTAGCCTCTTAACAGGTTCTCAAAGAGAGTGCTGA
- a CDS encoding adenine nucleotide alpha hydrolase family protein, translating to MQCSKCRQKAIHYQPYSGQYLCVEHLVADIETKAKRTIRQQKGMCPGDHIAVIITGDPAERALLFFLHNLAGKRRDILVSGIPGGAHESPDSIAGRTGATRIALATTLEDCSAAILAGILRGEPMTSIIGRRGDTGTRPVFAPFCHIPSCEIAQYSRIHGLEESSVPAARQNDSLYEDVKNILGAYAHRHPAAPHAILNLGEMLSAAAQETEAEQNKHRTVDEETR from the coding sequence ATGCAGTGCAGCAAGTGCCGGCAGAAGGCAATCCATTACCAGCCATACTCCGGCCAGTATCTCTGTGTGGAGCACCTTGTAGCCGATATCGAAACAAAAGCCAAGCGCACGATCCGCCAGCAAAAAGGAATGTGCCCAGGCGATCATATCGCTGTGATCATCACAGGAGATCCCGCCGAAAGAGCCCTTCTCTTCTTTCTCCACAATCTGGCCGGTAAACGGAGGGATATCCTAGTATCGGGGATCCCGGGAGGAGCCCACGAGAGTCCTGATTCTATAGCAGGACGCACCGGAGCAACACGGATAGCGCTCGCAACCACGCTCGAAGACTGTTCTGCAGCTATCCTTGCCGGAATCCTCAGGGGGGAGCCGATGACCAGCATCATTGGGAGAAGAGGAGATACAGGCACACGTCCCGTTTTCGCTCCCTTCTGCCATATTCCCTCCTGCGAGATCGCCCAGTATTCCCGGATTCACGGGCTGGAGGAGAGCAGCGTGCCTGCCGCACGGCAAAATGACTCCCTGTATGAGGATGTGAAGAACATACTTGGAGCATATGCGCACCGTCACCCGGCAGCACCCCACGCGATCCTGAATCTTGGCGAGATGCTCTCTGCTGCAGCACAAGAAACGGAAGCAGAACAGAACAAGCACCGAACAGTTGATGAAGAAACCCGGTAA
- a CDS encoding RIO1 family regulatory kinase/ATPase domain-containing protein, with protein sequence MVVAAEQIRNLNKYERSILLALERGMKRYSWVPLEHIRAATKLSESEVNYRLSRLIAWGMVRFNPVPYDGYALVFGGYDTLALTALSQKGTLSALGALIGEGKESVVHEALGLGPVAVKFHRVGQRSFSSARVNREYMEEGHCPWLIASKKSAEREYLALKRLHPAVSVPLPIAQNRHAVVMSLIEGGILNRTALETPEKTLDEILENVRNAYRAGIIHSDLSEYNILVENRRCVLIDWPQWIGTAHPNAEAIAGRDIDNILAFFRRKYKIRRDREVALQWVIG encoded by the coding sequence ATGGTCGTCGCCGCGGAACAGATCCGCAACCTGAACAAATACGAGCGGTCGATCCTGCTAGCCCTTGAACGCGGGATGAAGCGGTACTCTTGGGTGCCGCTTGAACATATACGGGCTGCAACAAAGCTCTCCGAATCCGAGGTCAATTACCGGCTCTCCCGGCTCATTGCCTGGGGAATGGTCCGGTTCAACCCGGTGCCGTACGACGGGTATGCCCTTGTCTTTGGCGGATATGATACCCTGGCTCTCACTGCGCTGTCCCAGAAAGGTACACTCTCGGCGCTGGGAGCCTTGATTGGTGAGGGAAAGGAGTCTGTTGTGCACGAGGCACTTGGTCTTGGCCCCGTTGCCGTCAAGTTTCACCGGGTTGGTCAGCGTTCCTTCTCGTCAGCGCGGGTGAACCGGGAGTACATGGAGGAGGGGCACTGCCCCTGGCTGATCGCCTCAAAAAAGTCGGCAGAGCGTGAGTACCTGGCCTTAAAAAGGCTGCACCCTGCGGTGAGTGTTCCGCTTCCCATTGCCCAGAACCGGCATGCCGTGGTGATGTCTCTTATTGAAGGGGGGATTCTCAACCGGACCGCGCTTGAAACCCCTGAAAAAACCCTCGATGAGATCCTGGAAAATGTCCGGAACGCGTACAGGGCGGGCATCATCCATTCGGACCTTTCGGAATACAATATCCTTGTTGAGAACAGGCGATGTGTCCTCATCGACTGGCCCCAATGGATCGGGACCGCTCACCCCAATGCTGAGGCCATCGCTGGACGGGACATCGACAATATTCTCGCATTCTTCAGACGGAAATATAAGATCCGGCGTGACCGGGAGGTTGCGTTGCAATGGGTGATCGGCTGA
- a CDS encoding DUF460 domain-containing protein, with translation MGDRLKVFGIDIVKGSVRSRSRRPMYALVRMDGSRIESETEVSLFRLFRLLTAEQPDILAVDSLQEIAADQHELFFFLQGLPPRTRLVQVTGGERKESLQKVAGRYNISFNKFDPFAEARTTAQVATLGAGAEVIAFENESEIVVSRHRSPGKGGWSQNRYVRKMHGAVQLKGREIEQALVTAGLRYEKKETRAFGGCSRVAFRVFAVRDQVPVSTYRGADVQVRISGKRLERIRFRPLSAKPRYLIVGIDPGTTTAFAALDLDGNLLHLQSSRQMTMSDVIEALYKVGKPLIIASDVEEMPFTVEKIRRAFSAIAFTPKQDTSVETKMELTAPFEYTNDHERDALSAALDAFRQYRHRFQNLMKRIPSGHDLDEVRARVLRGQSLEQVIGEMNTVTPVLIPDAAPVTVDEKHDERVRVLDGMVKRLRAYVAELQEEIKAKDYELHRMSSRLKKVSTSRDAALAKNAEVVKRDAVIQSLKKRLHKEERHNRNLVKRLARIRKFAELSMEGDVVPVKVMDTLTKEGLRKLADDVGVDEGDLVYVNRTDGWGRSIVRDIADLRVRAVIVAEKNLAVGDPHLSLSFREAGIPLLSDKETITQVRGKQGLCAKEALESTLARWKGEQERHEREKKTELIEHIFKEYKSERGKVVKKGG, from the coding sequence ATGGGTGATCGGCTGAAGGTTTTCGGTATTGACATCGTCAAAGGATCAGTCCGTTCCCGCTCCCGGCGGCCGATGTACGCGCTCGTCCGTATGGACGGCTCACGGATCGAGAGCGAGACTGAGGTCTCCCTGTTCCGCCTCTTCCGCCTCCTTACCGCAGAACAACCGGATATCCTTGCCGTTGACAGCCTGCAGGAGATCGCGGCAGACCAGCACGAACTCTTTTTCTTCCTGCAGGGGCTTCCCCCCCGGACCCGTCTTGTACAGGTGACGGGAGGTGAACGCAAGGAGTCGCTCCAGAAGGTTGCCGGCCGGTACAATATCAGTTTCAACAAGTTCGATCCCTTTGCGGAAGCACGGACAACGGCACAGGTTGCCACGCTGGGCGCCGGGGCTGAAGTGATTGCGTTCGAGAACGAGAGCGAGATTGTAGTCAGCCGTCACCGTTCCCCGGGCAAGGGCGGGTGGAGCCAGAACCGGTATGTGAGGAAGATGCATGGGGCGGTGCAGCTCAAGGGGAGGGAGATTGAACAGGCGCTTGTTACCGCTGGCTTACGGTACGAGAAGAAGGAAACCCGGGCGTTTGGCGGGTGCAGCAGGGTTGCGTTCCGGGTTTTTGCCGTCCGTGACCAGGTGCCGGTCTCCACGTACAGGGGTGCTGATGTGCAGGTCCGGATCAGTGGCAAGCGGCTTGAGCGGATCCGGTTCCGCCCGCTCTCCGCGAAACCCCGGTACCTGATCGTGGGAATCGATCCCGGGACAACGACGGCCTTTGCCGCACTGGACCTTGATGGCAACCTCCTCCACCTCCAGAGCTCGCGCCAGATGACGATGTCCGATGTGATCGAGGCGCTCTATAAGGTGGGAAAACCGCTCATCATCGCCTCTGATGTCGAGGAGATGCCCTTCACGGTCGAGAAGATCCGCCGTGCGTTCTCAGCGATCGCGTTCACCCCGAAACAGGATACCAGTGTCGAGACCAAGATGGAGCTTACTGCCCCATTCGAATACACCAACGACCATGAGCGCGATGCGCTGTCTGCGGCGCTCGATGCCTTTCGGCAGTACCGCCACCGGTTCCAGAACCTGATGAAACGGATCCCGTCGGGGCACGACCTCGATGAGGTGAGGGCGCGGGTCCTCCGGGGGCAGTCGCTTGAACAGGTCATCGGGGAGATGAACACGGTTACCCCTGTTTTAATTCCGGATGCCGCGCCGGTTACGGTCGATGAGAAACATGATGAGCGGGTGCGGGTGCTGGACGGGATGGTCAAACGCCTCAGGGCATACGTGGCCGAACTGCAGGAAGAGATCAAAGCAAAAGATTACGAACTTCACCGCATGTCCTCACGCCTGAAGAAGGTCAGCACTTCCCGGGATGCAGCGCTGGCAAAGAATGCCGAAGTGGTAAAACGGGATGCAGTCATCCAAAGCCTGAAAAAACGCCTGCACAAAGAGGAGCGGCACAACCGCAACCTGGTAAAGCGCCTTGCCCGGATCCGGAAATTTGCCGAGCTCTCGATGGAAGGCGATGTGGTCCCGGTGAAGGTCATGGACACCCTCACAAAGGAGGGACTTCGCAAGCTCGCAGACGATGTCGGTGTGGATGAGGGCGATCTGGTGTACGTGAACAGGACTGATGGGTGGGGAAGGAGCATTGTCCGCGATATTGCTGATCTCCGCGTGCGTGCCGTCATTGTAGCAGAAAAAAATCTTGCCGTCGGGGACCCGCACTTATCCCTCTCATTCCGTGAGGCGGGTATCCCGCTTCTTTCCGATAAGGAGACAATTACTCAGGTCCGGGGGAAACAGGGGCTCTGCGCGAAGGAGGCGCTGGAATCTACGCTTGCCCGCTGGAAGGGGGAGCAGGAGCGGCACGAACGGGAGAAGAAAACGGAACTGATCGAGCACATCTTCAAGGAGTACAAGAGCGAACGGGGTAAGGTAGTGAAGAAAGGTGGATGA
- the thiL gene encoding thiamine-phosphate kinase, whose protein sequence is MDDRDLLKTVMGIVGKEKCVDDCAEFACGGQVMVATTDMLHRSTDFVPGMTDWQAGWMSAAVTLSDIASMGAAPKYLLIAVGLDDWKCLEGVMQGAKDCCMKYGAEIIGGDIDRHNELTVVTTGLGLVDRRDIARRTGAWPGDLVCITGTPGQAQAWLDGYHQFEKYLFEPQPRVTEGQLLGKAGVSAMMDDSDGIALSLYDLMSVNENCGFALDLSKLPLPAGIPAERARELALYGGGDYELIFTIAPDRFPVDDVAATVIGTVTEKNAVTVDGIPLEKRGYQHRWE, encoded by the coding sequence GTGGATGACCGGGATCTTCTGAAAACCGTGATGGGCATTGTCGGGAAGGAGAAATGTGTTGATGACTGTGCCGAGTTTGCCTGTGGTGGGCAGGTAATGGTGGCAACAACAGATATGCTCCACCGGTCAACCGATTTTGTCCCGGGGATGACCGACTGGCAGGCCGGCTGGATGAGCGCAGCAGTCACCCTCTCTGACATAGCGAGCATGGGCGCTGCGCCGAAATATTTACTGATTGCGGTTGGCCTTGATGACTGGAAATGCCTCGAGGGTGTCATGCAGGGGGCAAAGGACTGCTGCATGAAGTATGGCGCGGAGATCATTGGCGGCGACATCGACCGGCATAATGAGCTCACGGTCGTTACGACCGGCCTTGGACTTGTTGACAGGCGGGACATCGCCCGGAGGACCGGGGCATGGCCGGGCGACCTTGTCTGTATCACTGGTACGCCGGGACAGGCGCAGGCATGGCTGGATGGGTACCACCAGTTTGAGAAGTATTTGTTCGAGCCGCAGCCACGGGTAACGGAGGGGCAGCTCCTCGGGAAGGCCGGTGTGAGCGCAATGATGGACGACAGCGACGGGATTGCCCTCTCGCTCTATGACCTGATGAGTGTGAACGAAAATTGCGGCTTTGCGCTCGATTTGTCGAAACTCCCCCTGCCAGCCGGCATCCCTGCAGAACGGGCACGAGAACTTGCACTCTATGGCGGCGGTGACTATGAGCTGATCTTTACCATCGCACCGGACCGGTTCCCGGTGGATGATGTGGCCGCTACTGTAATCGGCACGGTCACCGAGAAAAATGCCGTCACGGTTGACGGTATCCCTCTGGAAAAGCGGGGCTACCAGCACCGCTGGGAATAA
- a CDS encoding toll/interleukin-1 receptor domain-containing protein: MTDDPLQKSSGHHDVFISYAQEDKIIADAVCARLESRNIRCWIAPRDINPGKNFPEAIIEGIEEGKVLVVIFSSSANKSPHVTRELTHAVNKGRIIIPFRIEDVTPSKSMEYLIGVPHWLDAVTPPMEQHIDRLVGTVEHIIGKRTVTAVPPIPAEAAASPPVPKLVPQEIPDESSPGQMPETTPVIPTPKEEAKEAAGSRPSSGVPVWNTKVLAAAGIGLVVVILLSVMMLTGIFNPPTGLNASGAAGTSSAIDYRSSDALVNTVVLTVEPTQTLAKDTELYIDANKDNSNAMVTVTFNGGPGMGLIKDNRVILTRSDGTETGGKLNFNQRLSEVKLQGTRGTDRIRVIVTLYSGSEKTIVDKLLYYRTYRSM, translated from the coding sequence ATGACAGACGATCCACTCCAGAAGAGTTCCGGCCATCATGACGTTTTTATCAGTTATGCGCAGGAGGACAAGATCATTGCCGATGCCGTATGTGCACGATTAGAATCGCGGAATATCCGGTGCTGGATCGCCCCGCGGGATATCAATCCCGGTAAGAACTTTCCTGAAGCCATCATCGAGGGTATTGAAGAAGGAAAAGTGCTTGTTGTCATTTTTTCCTCGTCGGCGAACAAGTCTCCCCATGTGACAAGGGAGCTGACCCATGCCGTGAACAAGGGGCGCATCATCATCCCGTTCCGTATCGAGGACGTCACTCCCTCGAAGTCCATGGAATATCTTATCGGTGTACCGCACTGGCTCGATGCCGTCACACCCCCTATGGAACAACATATCGACCGTCTTGTCGGGACTGTGGAGCACATCATCGGCAAAAGAACTGTGACAGCTGTTCCTCCGATACCTGCAGAAGCAGCTGCATCCCCACCGGTGCCGAAGCTCGTACCTCAAGAAATCCCTGACGAATCCTCCCCGGGGCAGATGCCTGAAACAACTCCTGTTATTCCGACCCCGAAAGAGGAGGCAAAAGAAGCCGCCGGCAGCCGACCCTCATCAGGAGTTCCCGTGTGGAATACGAAAGTACTTGCCGCTGCAGGCATTGGTCTCGTTGTGGTTATCCTTCTTTCAGTTATGATGCTGACAGGGATCTTCAACCCGCCCACAGGCCTGAATGCTTCCGGCGCAGCCGGCACTTCATCAGCAATTGACTACCGGAGTTCGGATGCCCTGGTGAATACGGTAGTGCTGACCGTGGAACCAACGCAGACCCTTGCAAAAGACACGGAGCTGTACATCGATGCGAACAAGGACAACAGCAATGCCATGGTGACCGTGACATTCAATGGGGGGCCAGGGATGGGGCTTATAAAAGACAACCGGGTTATCCTGACGCGGTCAGACGGGACAGAGACCGGGGGAAAACTCAATTTCAACCAGCGGCTCTCAGAGGTAAAACTGCAGGGCACCCGGGGGACAGACCGTATCCGGGTGATTGTCACCCTCTATTCCGGATCAGAAAAAACAATTGTTGATAAACTATTGTATTACCGGACTTATCGCTCGATGTAA
- a CDS encoding RyR domain-containing protein, which translates to MDNPPANLQETLLFALDGLAEWVLVLEPDGTVAWSNRIFNEFMGYEDVPGYRRHLRQFFPAFSDELLSEIHDFTAPGLYHSTATKTLTGKDGMNHVIRFTMVPRCDKNGNIAGALVYGLDITELVEMEQFKRDAYAQIEKNIEQFAILGDHLRNPLTAIIGLSDLLEDQKTAGKIHTLATEIDDIITRIDKGWIESEKVRTIIRKYYDIGATGTRELVARAIHEHYLENEGKAGQTPETNSSMVPWNELPNRLKDSNIRQAENIWKMLHRIHCTIALSSGDKEPLFAFSDNEVELLAEMEHERWIDERVKKGWVYVGNRDDMQKIHDCILPWANLSDAQRMKDRNAVRALPAILAKVYLKIVRV; encoded by the coding sequence ATGGACAATCCACCAGCCAATCTGCAGGAAACCCTTCTCTTTGCCCTTGACGGTCTGGCAGAGTGGGTGCTGGTACTGGAGCCCGATGGCACAGTGGCCTGGTCCAACCGTATCTTCAACGAGTTCATGGGATATGAAGACGTCCCGGGATACCGCCGTCACCTTCGTCAATTCTTTCCAGCTTTCTCTGATGAACTGCTCTCGGAGATTCATGATTTTACCGCACCGGGTCTTTACCATTCCACGGCAACCAAAACACTGACGGGAAAAGATGGGATGAATCATGTCATCCGGTTCACCATGGTTCCCCGTTGTGATAAGAACGGGAATATCGCGGGTGCCTTGGTCTATGGCCTAGACATTACCGAGCTTGTTGAGATGGAGCAGTTCAAGAGGGATGCTTATGCCCAGATCGAGAAGAACATCGAACAGTTCGCCATCCTGGGAGACCACCTTCGCAACCCGCTCACCGCCATCATCGGCCTCTCGGATTTGCTTGAAGACCAGAAGACTGCAGGAAAGATCCACACCCTGGCAACCGAGATCGACGATATCATAACAAGGATCGATAAGGGATGGATTGAATCGGAGAAGGTCCGCACCATCATCAGGAAATACTATGACATCGGTGCAACCGGTACCCGGGAGCTGGTTGCGCGGGCAATCCATGAACACTACCTGGAAAACGAAGGAAAAGCAGGCCAGACCCCCGAGACGAACTCCTCCATGGTTCCTTGGAACGAGCTGCCCAACCGGCTGAAGGATTCGAATATCCGTCAGGCCGAGAATATCTGGAAGATGCTCCACCGCATCCACTGTACCATCGCGCTCTCTTCAGGGGATAAAGAGCCGCTCTTTGCCTTCTCGGATAATGAGGTGGAACTCCTTGCCGAGATGGAACACGAGCGGTGGATCGACGAGCGGGTGAAGAAAGGCTGGGTCTACGTAGGGAATAGGGACGACATGCAGAAGATCCATGACTGCATCCTCCCCTGGGCCAATCTTTCAGACGCGCAGAGAATGAAGGACCGGAACGCTGTCAGGGCGCTGCCGGCAATCCTTGCAAAGGTATACCTGAAGATTGTCCGCGTGTAA
- a CDS encoding transcription initiation factor IIB codes for MQEIEKLKVLQSEREALKARTKQKEQEKKAENHTETVCPECGGRQLVHDYERAELVCQSCGLVIDDDFIDRGPEWRAFDHDQRMKRSRVGAPMTFTIHDKGLSTMIDWRNRDSYGRAISSKNRAQLYRLRKWQRRIRVSNATERNLAFALSELDRMASALGLPRNVRETAAVVYRDAVDKNLIRGRSIEGVAAAALYAACRQCSVPRTLDEIAEVSRVSRKEIGRTYRFISRELGLKLLPTSPIDYVPRFCSGLTLKGEVQSRAVEILRQAGERELTSGRGPTGVAAAAIYISSILGGERRTQREVAEVAGVTEVTIRNRYKELAEKLDIEIIL; via the coding sequence ATGCAGGAAATCGAGAAACTTAAAGTCCTCCAGTCCGAGCGTGAAGCGCTCAAGGCGAGGACGAAACAGAAAGAGCAGGAGAAGAAAGCCGAGAACCACACGGAAACCGTGTGCCCCGAGTGTGGCGGCAGGCAGCTTGTCCACGACTACGAACGTGCAGAACTTGTCTGCCAGAGCTGCGGGCTTGTCATCGATGACGACTTCATCGACCGCGGCCCGGAGTGGCGTGCATTCGACCACGACCAGAGAATGAAGAGGTCACGTGTCGGTGCACCGATGACCTTCACGATCCACGATAAAGGTCTCTCGACCATGATCGACTGGCGCAACCGTGACTCCTATGGTCGGGCCATCTCCTCCAAGAACCGGGCGCAGCTCTACCGTCTCCGCAAGTGGCAGCGCCGGATCCGTGTCAGTAATGCAACCGAGCGCAACCTCGCATTCGCCCTCTCCGAGCTGGACCGCATGGCCTCGGCACTGGGCCTGCCGCGGAACGTCCGTGAGACCGCGGCCGTCGTCTACCGTGACGCTGTTGACAAGAACCTGATCCGTGGCCGGAGCATCGAAGGTGTTGCAGCAGCTGCACTCTACGCAGCCTGCCGGCAGTGCAGCGTGCCAAGAACGCTCGACGAGATTGCAGAAGTATCCCGTGTTTCAAGGAAGGAAATCGGCAGGACATACCGGTTCATCTCCCGTGAACTGGGACTCAAGCTTCTCCCGACCTCCCCGATCGACTACGTGCCCCGGTTCTGCTCAGGCCTCACCCTCAAGGGCGAGGTGCAGAGCCGTGCAGTGGAGATCCTCCGTCAGGCAGGGGAACGCGAACTGACAAGCGGCCGTGGCCCGACGGGTGTCGCCGCAGCAGCCATCTATATCTCCTCCATCCTGGGCGGGGAGCGGCGCACCCAGCGCGAAGTAGCAGAGGTCGCCGGTGTGACCGAGGTCACCATCCGGAACCGGTACAAGGAACTGGCAGAGAAACTCGATATCGAGATCATCCTCTAA
- a CDS encoding H/ACA ribonucleoprotein complex subunit GAR1: MKVVGRAMSTIGSRMLIIQCDAAQLPPLYSEVSDRRMKPVGKILDLFGNIKAPYAAVLCREKCTVQPNEKLFTK, translated from the coding sequence GTGAAAGTTGTTGGCCGAGCGATGAGCACTATTGGCAGCCGGATGCTCATCATCCAGTGCGATGCCGCCCAGCTTCCCCCGCTGTACAGCGAGGTAAGCGATCGGCGGATGAAGCCCGTGGGAAAGATCCTGGATCTCTTCGGGAACATCAAAGCCCCGTATGCCGCCGTTCTCTGCCGGGAAAAATGCACTGTCCAGCCCAATGAGAAACTCTTCACAAAGTAA